A genomic window from candidate division KSB1 bacterium includes:
- a CDS encoding GyrI-like domain-containing protein: MLKRLVLLLIIAAPLFALIAQEAEITLSPVEIKPQAPFRYAALIMKGDYAQHGDAFQRLYQLAASQNMGYDIKIFGIYFDDPSSTPVDQLNWLLGFPLEEGQHAAEPLEERTYDYPLVAAITYTGPLTDQMGQAYEKLIGTVMSSGYRIVGPIMQRYVTLPTQNAKGEWCGTVEAVMPVEK; the protein is encoded by the coding sequence ATGTTGAAACGGCTCGTGCTGCTGTTGATCATCGCTGCGCCGCTTTTTGCGCTCATCGCTCAAGAAGCCGAAATCACGCTTTCACCGGTCGAAATCAAGCCGCAGGCTCCGTTTCGCTATGCGGCGCTGATCATGAAGGGCGACTATGCACAGCACGGCGACGCCTTTCAGCGGCTCTATCAGCTGGCGGCTTCACAAAACATGGGATATGACATCAAGATTTTCGGCATTTATTTTGACGATCCGAGCAGCACACCGGTCGATCAGCTCAACTGGCTGCTGGGGTTCCCGCTCGAAGAGGGTCAACATGCGGCGGAACCGCTGGAGGAGCGCACCTACGACTATCCGCTGGTCGCCGCAATCACCTATACCGGCCCGCTGACGGACCAAATGGGGCAGGCCTATGAAAAGCTGATCGGCACGGTGATGAGCAGCGGCTATCGCATCGTCGGCCCCATCATGCAGCGCTATGTGACCCTGCCGACGCAGAACGCCAAAGGCGAGTGGTGCGGCACGGTCGAGGCGG